The following are encoded together in the Panthera leo isolate Ple1 chromosome B4, P.leo_Ple1_pat1.1, whole genome shotgun sequence genome:
- the ANKRD33 gene encoding photoreceptor ankyrin repeat protein isoform X1: MSEASSCPGSETPAPGCRLGALYWACVRNDPVQLQAALDGGVSPEEAVQVDGNGRTGLMVACYRGFENVVALLSRCPFLDVNQQDKEGDTALMLAAQAGHVPLVSLLLNYYPGLDLERRDQRGLTALMKAAIRNRSECVAALLLAGAELTAVDPVRGKTALEWAVLTDSFDTVQRIRKLLRRPQIEQLSQHYQPEWPALPGLVAQAQAQAQAAPSLLERLQATLSLPFARFPQEGGVLDHLVTITTSLASPFLTTACHTLCPEHPPALGTRSKSVPELLGTAPPPPPDPQPPQVAPGPRALIPYQSPQGVLSMCPQWLQPSDDSSPRPQAPKIRLSKAPSSPRQHKPESRPGENRRLALPIWRYQELRMERRKQEEEARRAQSQGKMG; encoded by the exons ATGTCGGAGGCATCGTCCTGCCCTGGCAGCGAgacccctgccccaggctgcaGGCTGGGGGCCTTGTACTGGGCGTGTGTCCGCAATGATCCTGTCCAGCTCCAAGCCGCATTGGATGGTGGGGTCTCCCCGGAGGAGGCCGTCCAGGTGGATGGCAATGGGAGg acagGTCTTATGGTCGCCTGCTACCGCGGTTTTGAGAATGTTGTGGCCTTGCTCAGCCGCTGCCCTTTCCTCGATGTGAACCAGCAGGATAAGGAAGGGGACACAGCCCTCATGCTGGCTGCCCAAGCAG GTCATGTGCCTCTGGTGAGTCTCCTGCTCAACTACTACCCAGGCCTGGACCTGGAGCGCCGGGACCAGCGGGGGCTAACGGCACTGATGAAGGCCGCCATTCGGAACCGTTCGGAATGTGTGGCGGCCCTCCTCCTGGCAG GTGCTGAGCTGACAGCGGTGGATCCTGTCCGGGGCAAGACGGCCCTAGAGTGGGCAGTGCTGACTGACAGCTTCGACACCGTGCAAAGGATCCGGAAGCTGCTGCGGCGCCCCCAGATAGAGCAGCTCAGCCAGCATTACCAGCCCGAGTGGCCAGCCCTGCCTGGGCTcgtggcccaggcccaggcccaggcccaggctgccCCATCTCTTCTAGAGCGACTCCAGGCCACCTTGAGCCTCCCCTTTGCCCGGTTTCCTCAGGAGGGGGGTGTCCTGGACCACCTTGTGACCATCACGACCAGCCTGGCCAGTCCCTTCCTCACCACTGCCTGCCACACCCTGTGCCCTGAGCACCCACCTGCACTGGGCACCCGAAGCAAGTCTGTGCCAGAGCTGCTaggcactgcccctcccccgcccccagatcCCCAGCCCCCCCAGGTAGCCCCTGGCCCCCGGGCCCTCATCCCCTACCAGAGCCCTCAGGGCGTGTTGAGTATGTGCCCTCAGTGGCTACAACCCAGTGACGATAGCAGCCCCAGGCCCCAAGCCCCAAAGATCCGCCTCTCCAAGGCACCCTCATCTCCCAGACAGCACAAGCCAGAGTCCAGGCCTGGAGAGAATCGAAGGTTGGCCCTTCCTATCTGGAGATATCAGGAGCTcaggatggagaggaggaagcaggaggaggaggccaggcgGGCACAAAGTCAGGGAAAGATGGGCTAG
- the ANKRD33 gene encoding photoreceptor ankyrin repeat protein isoform X2, producing the protein MVACYRGFENVVALLSRCPFLDVNQQDKEGDTALMLAAQAGHVPLVSLLLNYYPGLDLERRDQRGLTALMKAAIRNRSECVAALLLAGAELTAVDPVRGKTALEWAVLTDSFDTVQRIRKLLRRPQIEQLSQHYQPEWPALPGLVAQAQAQAQAAPSLLERLQATLSLPFARFPQEGGVLDHLVTITTSLASPFLTTACHTLCPEHPPALGTRSKSVPELLGTAPPPPPDPQPPQVAPGPRALIPYQSPQGVLSMCPQWLQPSDDSSPRPQAPKIRLSKAPSSPRQHKPESRPGENRRLALPIWRYQELRMERRKQEEEARRAQSQGKMG; encoded by the exons ATGGTCGCCTGCTACCGCGGTTTTGAGAATGTTGTGGCCTTGCTCAGCCGCTGCCCTTTCCTCGATGTGAACCAGCAGGATAAGGAAGGGGACACAGCCCTCATGCTGGCTGCCCAAGCAG GTCATGTGCCTCTGGTGAGTCTCCTGCTCAACTACTACCCAGGCCTGGACCTGGAGCGCCGGGACCAGCGGGGGCTAACGGCACTGATGAAGGCCGCCATTCGGAACCGTTCGGAATGTGTGGCGGCCCTCCTCCTGGCAG GTGCTGAGCTGACAGCGGTGGATCCTGTCCGGGGCAAGACGGCCCTAGAGTGGGCAGTGCTGACTGACAGCTTCGACACCGTGCAAAGGATCCGGAAGCTGCTGCGGCGCCCCCAGATAGAGCAGCTCAGCCAGCATTACCAGCCCGAGTGGCCAGCCCTGCCTGGGCTcgtggcccaggcccaggcccaggcccaggctgccCCATCTCTTCTAGAGCGACTCCAGGCCACCTTGAGCCTCCCCTTTGCCCGGTTTCCTCAGGAGGGGGGTGTCCTGGACCACCTTGTGACCATCACGACCAGCCTGGCCAGTCCCTTCCTCACCACTGCCTGCCACACCCTGTGCCCTGAGCACCCACCTGCACTGGGCACCCGAAGCAAGTCTGTGCCAGAGCTGCTaggcactgcccctcccccgcccccagatcCCCAGCCCCCCCAGGTAGCCCCTGGCCCCCGGGCCCTCATCCCCTACCAGAGCCCTCAGGGCGTGTTGAGTATGTGCCCTCAGTGGCTACAACCCAGTGACGATAGCAGCCCCAGGCCCCAAGCCCCAAAGATCCGCCTCTCCAAGGCACCCTCATCTCCCAGACAGCACAAGCCAGAGTCCAGGCCTGGAGAGAATCGAAGGTTGGCCCTTCCTATCTGGAGATATCAGGAGCTcaggatggagaggaggaagcaggaggaggaggccaggcgGGCACAAAGTCAGGGAAAGATGGGCTAG